A genomic segment from Aquila chrysaetos chrysaetos chromosome 11, bAquChr1.4, whole genome shotgun sequence encodes:
- the LOC115348479 gene encoding hexokinase HKDC1-like isoform X2, translated as MRLSDDVLLDVMARFQAEMVKGLGRDTNPTATVKMLPSFVRSLPDGSEKGDFLAVDLGGSQFRAHQVKVFDDGKQSSQLESKFYPTPKEVIQGNGAELFDYVADCLLDFMETKNLKHKKLPLGFTFSFPCKQNKLEEGVLLAWTKHFKVRGVQDTDVVSSLRKALQKHKDIDVNVLALVNDTVGTMMTCGYDDQRCEVGLIIGTGTNACYMEEMRHIDLVEGDEGRMCINTEWGAFGDDGALDDLRTEFDRELDLGSLNPGKQLFEKMISSLYLGELVRLILLKMTKEGLLFNGKVSTALLTKGKIEMKHVSAMEKYKEGLSNTKEILTELNLFPSEEDCIAVQHVCTIVSFRSANLCAAALAAILTRLRENKKLLRMRTTVGIDGGLYKTHPQYAKRLHKVVRRLVPNCDVRFLLSVSGSGKGAAMVTAVAYRLAAQRKQIDAALAPFLLSLETLREVKNKMRTELEYGLKRETQASATVKMLPTYVCGTPDGTEKGKFLALDLGGTNFRVLLVKIRSGRRRSVQMYNKIFAIPLEIMQGTGEELFDHIVQCIADFLEYMGIKGARLPLGFTFSFPCRQASIDKGTLVGWTKGFKATDCEGEDVVDMLREAIRRRNEFDLDIVAVVNDTVGTMMTCGYEDPNCEIGLIAGTGSNVCYMEDMKNIEIVEGNEGKMCINTEWGGFGDNGCIDNIRTKYDKEVDEGSLNPGKQRYEKMTSGMYLGEIVRQILIDLTKQGLLFRGQISESLRKRGIFETKFLSQIESDRLALLQVRRILQQLGLDSTCEDSIIVKEVCGAVSKRAAQLCGAGLAAIVEKKRENQGVEHLQITVGVDGTLYKLHPHFSRVLRETVKELAPQCDVTFMLSEDGSGKGAALITAVAKRLHNVGQK; from the exons ATGCGCCTTTCCGATGATGTCTTGCTGGATGTGATGGCTCGCTTCCAGGCTGAGATGGTGAAGGGCCTGGGGAGAGACACAAACCCCACAGCAACAGTAAAAATGCTGCCATCATTTGTGCGCTCGCTTCCCGATGGCTCAG AGAAGGGTGACTTCCTTGCTGTTGACCTGGGTGGCTCCCAGTTTCGTGCCCACCAGGTGAAGGTGTTTGATGACgggaagcagagcagccagctggAGAGCAAGTTTTACCCCACACCCAAGGAGGTCATACAGGGTAACGGAGCTGAG CTCTTTGATTACGTTGCTGACTGTCTGTTAGACTTCATGGAGACCAAAAACCTGAAGCATAAGAAGTTACCTCTTggctttacattttcttttccttgcaaacAGAACAAATTGGAAGAG GGGGTTCTTCTTGCCTGGACGAAACACTTCAAGGTCCGAGGAGTTCAGGACACAGATGTGGTCAGCTCTCTGCGCAAGGCTCTCCAGAAGCATAAG GACATAGATGTTAATGTTTTGGCACTGGTCAATGACACCGTGGGAACCATGATGACTTGTGGATATGATGACCAGCGCTGTGAAGTTGGACTTATAATTG GGACTGGCACCAACGCATGCTACATGGAGGAAATGAGGCACATCGATCTGGTGGAAGGTGATGAAGGGAGGATGTGCATTAACACAGAGTGGGGTGCCTTTGGAGATGACGGTGCTTTGGATGACCTCCGCACCGAGTTTGATCGGGAGCTTGATCTGGGATCTCTCAATCCTGGAAAACAATT GTTTGAGAAGATGATCAGCAGCCTGTATTTGGGGGAACTTGTTAGGCTCATTCTGCTAAAAATGACAAAGGAAGGTCTACTCTTCAATGGGAAAGTGTCAACAGCTCTGCTTACCAAGGGCAAGATTGAAATGAAACATGTGTCTGCAATGGAAAA ATATAAGGAAGGTCTGAGCAACACAAAAGAGATCCTTACAGAGCTGAACCTGTTTCCCTCTGAAGAGGACTGCATTGCTGTTCAGCATGTCTGCACCATTGTTTCCTTCCGCTCAGCCaatctctgtgctgctgccttaGCAGCCATACTGACCCGActgagagagaataaaaaactGTTAAGGATGCGAACCACTGTTGGAATTGATGGGGGACTCTATAAAACCCATCCCCA ATATGCCAAACGTCTGCACAAGGTGGTGAGAAGGCTGGTCCCAAATTGCGATGTTCGGTTCCTCCTGTCTGTGAGCGGCAGTGGGAAGGGAGCTGCCATGGTCACAGCAGTGGCATACAGGCTGGCTGCTCAGCGCAAGCAAATCGATGCTGCTCTCGCACCATTTCTGCTGTCCCTTGAGACCCTCAGAGAAGTTAAGAACAAAATGAGGACTGAGCTGGAATACGGGCTAAAGCGAGAGACGCAAGCCAGTGCCACAGTGAAGATGTTACCCACATATGTCTGTGGGACACCAGATGGAACAG agaaaggaaagttcCTTGCCCTTGACCTTGGTGGGACAAATTTCAGGGTTCTGCTGGTCAAAATCAGAAGCGGGAGAAGAAGATCAGTGCAAATGTATAACAAAATCTTTGCCATTCCTCTGGAGATCATGCAAGGGACGGGGGAAGAG ctctttGACCATATTGTCCAGTGCATAGCAGACTTTCTGGAGTATATGGGGATTAAAGGTGCTCGACTGCCTCTGGgcttcaccttctccttcccatgCAGGCAAGCCAGCATTGACAAG gGTACACTTGTGGGATGGACAAAAGGTTTCAAGGCAACAGACTGTGAGGGGGAAGATGTTGTTGATATGCTGAGAGAGGCCATCAGGAGAAGAAAT GAGTTTGACTTGGATATTGTAGCAGTGGTGAATGACACTGTTGGGACAATGATGACATGTGGATATGAGGATCCAAATTGTGAGATTGGCCTTATTGCAG gaACGGGTAGCAATGTGTGCTACATGGAGGACATGAAAAACATAGAAATAGTGGAagggaatgaaggaaaaatgtgcaTTAATACAGAATGGGGAGGATTTGGTGACAATGGCTGCATTGACAACATCAGAACAAAATATGATAAAGAAGTAGATGAAGGCTCACTAAACCCAGGGAAACAGAG GTATGAAAAAATGACCAGTGGAATGTACTTAGGTGAAATAGTAAGGCAAATTTTGATCGACTTAACCAAACAAGGACTGCTGTTCAGAGGACAGATTTCAGAATCACTCAGGAAAAGAGGCATATTCGAAACAAAATTCCTGTCTCAAATTGAGAG CGACCGGCTCGCCCTCCTCCAAGTCCGGCGAATTCTGCAGCAGCTTGGCCTGGACAGCACATGCGAAGACAGCATCATTGTGAAAGAGGTGTGTGGAGCTGTTTCAAAAAGAGCCGCCCAGCTCTGTGGGGCAGGACTGGCAGCTATTGtagagaagaagagagaaaaccaaGGTGTGGAGCACTTGCAAATCACCGTTGGAGTAGATGGGACTTTGTACAAGCTCCATCCACA tttttctagGGTCCTGCGGGAAACAGTGAAGGAACTGGCACCTCAGTGTGATGTGACTTTCATGCTTTCTGAAGATGGAAGTGGGAAGGGAGCTGCCCTCATTACTGCAGTAGCAAAAAGATTGCATAATGTTGGACAGAAGTAA
- the LOC115348479 gene encoding hexokinase HKDC1-like isoform X1, whose amino-acid sequence MFAVHLLAFHFTKLKEDQIKKVDRYLYHMRLSDDVLLDVMARFQAEMVKGLGRDTNPTATVKMLPSFVRSLPDGSEKGDFLAVDLGGSQFRAHQVKVFDDGKQSSQLESKFYPTPKEVIQGNGAELFDYVADCLLDFMETKNLKHKKLPLGFTFSFPCKQNKLEEGVLLAWTKHFKVRGVQDTDVVSSLRKALQKHKDIDVNVLALVNDTVGTMMTCGYDDQRCEVGLIIGTGTNACYMEEMRHIDLVEGDEGRMCINTEWGAFGDDGALDDLRTEFDRELDLGSLNPGKQLFEKMISSLYLGELVRLILLKMTKEGLLFNGKVSTALLTKGKIEMKHVSAMEKYKEGLSNTKEILTELNLFPSEEDCIAVQHVCTIVSFRSANLCAAALAAILTRLRENKKLLRMRTTVGIDGGLYKTHPQYAKRLHKVVRRLVPNCDVRFLLSVSGSGKGAAMVTAVAYRLAAQRKQIDAALAPFLLSLETLREVKNKMRTELEYGLKRETQASATVKMLPTYVCGTPDGTEKGKFLALDLGGTNFRVLLVKIRSGRRRSVQMYNKIFAIPLEIMQGTGEELFDHIVQCIADFLEYMGIKGARLPLGFTFSFPCRQASIDKGTLVGWTKGFKATDCEGEDVVDMLREAIRRRNEFDLDIVAVVNDTVGTMMTCGYEDPNCEIGLIAGTGSNVCYMEDMKNIEIVEGNEGKMCINTEWGGFGDNGCIDNIRTKYDKEVDEGSLNPGKQRYEKMTSGMYLGEIVRQILIDLTKQGLLFRGQISESLRKRGIFETKFLSQIESDRLALLQVRRILQQLGLDSTCEDSIIVKEVCGAVSKRAAQLCGAGLAAIVEKKRENQGVEHLQITVGVDGTLYKLHPHFSRVLRETVKELAPQCDVTFMLSEDGSGKGAALITAVAKRLHNVGQK is encoded by the exons atgtttgccGTCCACTTGCTAGCTTTCCATTTCACAAAGCTAAAAGAGGatcaaataaaaaag GTTGACAGGTACCTGTATCACATGCGCCTTTCCGATGATGTCTTGCTGGATGTGATGGCTCGCTTCCAGGCTGAGATGGTGAAGGGCCTGGGGAGAGACACAAACCCCACAGCAACAGTAAAAATGCTGCCATCATTTGTGCGCTCGCTTCCCGATGGCTCAG AGAAGGGTGACTTCCTTGCTGTTGACCTGGGTGGCTCCCAGTTTCGTGCCCACCAGGTGAAGGTGTTTGATGACgggaagcagagcagccagctggAGAGCAAGTTTTACCCCACACCCAAGGAGGTCATACAGGGTAACGGAGCTGAG CTCTTTGATTACGTTGCTGACTGTCTGTTAGACTTCATGGAGACCAAAAACCTGAAGCATAAGAAGTTACCTCTTggctttacattttcttttccttgcaaacAGAACAAATTGGAAGAG GGGGTTCTTCTTGCCTGGACGAAACACTTCAAGGTCCGAGGAGTTCAGGACACAGATGTGGTCAGCTCTCTGCGCAAGGCTCTCCAGAAGCATAAG GACATAGATGTTAATGTTTTGGCACTGGTCAATGACACCGTGGGAACCATGATGACTTGTGGATATGATGACCAGCGCTGTGAAGTTGGACTTATAATTG GGACTGGCACCAACGCATGCTACATGGAGGAAATGAGGCACATCGATCTGGTGGAAGGTGATGAAGGGAGGATGTGCATTAACACAGAGTGGGGTGCCTTTGGAGATGACGGTGCTTTGGATGACCTCCGCACCGAGTTTGATCGGGAGCTTGATCTGGGATCTCTCAATCCTGGAAAACAATT GTTTGAGAAGATGATCAGCAGCCTGTATTTGGGGGAACTTGTTAGGCTCATTCTGCTAAAAATGACAAAGGAAGGTCTACTCTTCAATGGGAAAGTGTCAACAGCTCTGCTTACCAAGGGCAAGATTGAAATGAAACATGTGTCTGCAATGGAAAA ATATAAGGAAGGTCTGAGCAACACAAAAGAGATCCTTACAGAGCTGAACCTGTTTCCCTCTGAAGAGGACTGCATTGCTGTTCAGCATGTCTGCACCATTGTTTCCTTCCGCTCAGCCaatctctgtgctgctgccttaGCAGCCATACTGACCCGActgagagagaataaaaaactGTTAAGGATGCGAACCACTGTTGGAATTGATGGGGGACTCTATAAAACCCATCCCCA ATATGCCAAACGTCTGCACAAGGTGGTGAGAAGGCTGGTCCCAAATTGCGATGTTCGGTTCCTCCTGTCTGTGAGCGGCAGTGGGAAGGGAGCTGCCATGGTCACAGCAGTGGCATACAGGCTGGCTGCTCAGCGCAAGCAAATCGATGCTGCTCTCGCACCATTTCTGCTGTCCCTTGAGACCCTCAGAGAAGTTAAGAACAAAATGAGGACTGAGCTGGAATACGGGCTAAAGCGAGAGACGCAAGCCAGTGCCACAGTGAAGATGTTACCCACATATGTCTGTGGGACACCAGATGGAACAG agaaaggaaagttcCTTGCCCTTGACCTTGGTGGGACAAATTTCAGGGTTCTGCTGGTCAAAATCAGAAGCGGGAGAAGAAGATCAGTGCAAATGTATAACAAAATCTTTGCCATTCCTCTGGAGATCATGCAAGGGACGGGGGAAGAG ctctttGACCATATTGTCCAGTGCATAGCAGACTTTCTGGAGTATATGGGGATTAAAGGTGCTCGACTGCCTCTGGgcttcaccttctccttcccatgCAGGCAAGCCAGCATTGACAAG gGTACACTTGTGGGATGGACAAAAGGTTTCAAGGCAACAGACTGTGAGGGGGAAGATGTTGTTGATATGCTGAGAGAGGCCATCAGGAGAAGAAAT GAGTTTGACTTGGATATTGTAGCAGTGGTGAATGACACTGTTGGGACAATGATGACATGTGGATATGAGGATCCAAATTGTGAGATTGGCCTTATTGCAG gaACGGGTAGCAATGTGTGCTACATGGAGGACATGAAAAACATAGAAATAGTGGAagggaatgaaggaaaaatgtgcaTTAATACAGAATGGGGAGGATTTGGTGACAATGGCTGCATTGACAACATCAGAACAAAATATGATAAAGAAGTAGATGAAGGCTCACTAAACCCAGGGAAACAGAG GTATGAAAAAATGACCAGTGGAATGTACTTAGGTGAAATAGTAAGGCAAATTTTGATCGACTTAACCAAACAAGGACTGCTGTTCAGAGGACAGATTTCAGAATCACTCAGGAAAAGAGGCATATTCGAAACAAAATTCCTGTCTCAAATTGAGAG CGACCGGCTCGCCCTCCTCCAAGTCCGGCGAATTCTGCAGCAGCTTGGCCTGGACAGCACATGCGAAGACAGCATCATTGTGAAAGAGGTGTGTGGAGCTGTTTCAAAAAGAGCCGCCCAGCTCTGTGGGGCAGGACTGGCAGCTATTGtagagaagaagagagaaaaccaaGGTGTGGAGCACTTGCAAATCACCGTTGGAGTAGATGGGACTTTGTACAAGCTCCATCCACA tttttctagGGTCCTGCGGGAAACAGTGAAGGAACTGGCACCTCAGTGTGATGTGACTTTCATGCTTTCTGAAGATGGAAGTGGGAAGGGAGCTGCCCTCATTACTGCAGTAGCAAAAAGATTGCATAATGTTGGACAGAAGTAA